DNA from Cotesia glomerata isolate CgM1 linkage group LG10, MPM_Cglom_v2.3, whole genome shotgun sequence:
TTACTGCTTTAACGAGACACACCAAAAACCAATTCGTAAATTGTACGACAGTGTACTCTCATCTGAGGAATATTTTAGGTAAATGATTgatagattaaaattaatattgtcgATGATATATATCTTGTActatagaaaataatatatgTGAAATGAGAAATGAGAAATGAGAAATGAGAGCGGATAATTATTAAGTGAATAATTAACAGAGAGTGTCTTACTGTCTTACTGTCTTGGGATTATTTTGGACGTATCTAATGATAGAATCCGTTGGTTGTAGCGATTACGTACTCGGAATACGAGGCGCTACTTGGGATAATTGGGGCGGCATAAGATGGGAGCTCTTGGGTTGTCTCACCCTTGCCTGGATTATTTGTTACCTCTGTTTAATAAGAGGCGTTCAATCCGTCGGGAAGATTGTATACTTTACTGCATTGTTTCCGTACTTTGTATTGATCGCACTTCTAATTCGAGGtacaaattatataattacaatatttttatttatttaataacaataataataataattgattttttttaaggtttaACTCTTGATGGTGCTGAATATGGTATAAAATGGTTTATCACACCGGTCTGGCCAACACTGTTTGATGCAAAAGTTTGGGGTGATGCTGCATCACAAATCTTCTATTCCCTGGGCATTGGTTGCGGATCTCTGATCACGATATCGAGCTTCAGTACGTTTTCGAATAATTGCCACAGGTTTGTACCCTAAATTCAGTCAACAGTGACGGTATCAATCCGTACCCGCGTACCGGGTAACTTCCAATCGCTTTCAGTCAATCActatttatttacaagtaaACAGTAGTtgttatacatatatactatATTACCTATATTACCTATATTACCTATTCCGTGTGTTCCTAGATGTTAAGAGTATTGGTATACTCCCAGTACTCTACATATATCTAATATACATATGACACATCTATCCTACTCccatgtaataaatataagtcatttttatcaaattctttAATCTTTATCCCATCTATTCAtctttcaatatttatatttaatgatatttccTTTATAAATCTTTAACAGACTTTCATTTCACCAAACTTGATATATCTTtctcaattataaattattgatttttgtttttctattTATATCAAACCACTCAAGTAGGACAGTAGACAGGACagatttaactttattttaataatacagtaattttattattattatttttttttgacatgtctgatgtatatttattttttcataaaaaatatacaatagTAGTTTGTCATATTTTGACAGAATTTGTCAAACTTTAATCAAttcatgaattattattttacttttataagttgtggtgacatttttttcactccatgaaatttaaaataaatagaattatttatatatgaaaaaatgcaGAAAAttggataatttaaaaataattattggattaataaaaaaaaaaaaataaaatattaaaagataaaatcaATGTTGATAAATGTGAAAAGCTGTTTTAAATAGTTATTGAAGTTGGGTAGAGTGAATTGATGTTAAAATGTAAGATACTTTGTATGAATAAAGTTTAGTCGTAGGTCCCAGTACTCAGTTCTCAGTTCTCAGTTGTTAAGTCCCAGGGCTTGAGTTTAGTAAACAGGTACGTGACATAGTCTGACAGGAGTAAGAACTAACTTTGATCATTCACCAGCTTCTCTATACCTTTTCTGGTGTAGCAAGTACAAACGGTTTGAGCTCGTGAGATCGTTGGCGACGTTCCTGATAAAATGCCGCATGAGACGATATATCTCTAGAGATTCGTCCTTATCCATCTacacatatacacatatacacTAACACAAATATAAATGACAGtcaatatatatctatatatctatatatgtaaGGGTTCATAATGTACAACATACTTTCAATCATTATCCACATTTAATatgttgtttttattattatcattgctataatttattacaaaacgTATAGAATTGCGTATTATTGAAAGGTACACACAGCTCAGCATCAGCAGCAACTCAAAAACCCGTTGAGGTGTGTTATCATCACAAATGCCACTcaatgtcaaaaatatatattttattaactcgagatatatagatatatttttttttaaaatcctcCTCAAACCCactgatatttatatttatacacatctatggattatttttatttgtatttcgTTATTTGTCATATTCGCGTATCAGTATCATCAACTCATGATACTGACGATTAAATTCACCACGAATTTTGTATCATTGATGTGTACTGGGAAATTTTATGTACACATAAATCCATAAATATACAGAGATCTATATCGAGAGAAACTGGGACTGGACTGGGAAGAGTGTAAGGGGGAAAGAGAATTGATGTTGATTGAAAGCCTGAAATTTTCTCCCGAATACGCGTTTGCTGTTTGTTAACAGATAGATAGGTACCTACCAAACGAAcgaatcgttttttttttttttttctcttcttctaaattattgaaatcacAACGATCCATTTACCActattttagtatttatttatagttattattattattattatttaaatgaaatattatttgataaatcaGATATTGATAACTTTCAAGTAAATGGTTAAAtggtataaatttaaaacacttACGATTCAGTtggttattattatctatactGAGAGGTGGTGGTTGCTCGAGGCTTTCAATCTGAGTaagctcatttttttttatactttaaatattctttaaattttcttacccTGATACTtacaatagaaataaaaaatggataataaatttttaacaggacTAAAAACGGtgatttaaagtttaataataaaaataatgaataatattattttttacagagACGCGATATTTATAacatttacaaatttattcacCTCAATATTTGCGGGGattgttatattttcaataatggGATATTTGGCAAAACAAATGGATTTACCATTGGAGGATGTAGTTAAGAGTGGGCCAGCTTTAGCATTCATAGCCTATCCAGAAGCAGTTGTACGAATGCCACTCTCAAATCTCTgggctattttatttttttttatgctgtTTATTCTCGGTCTTGGCAGCCaggtaattaaattaacctagttaacaattattataattactaattatatgaataattaaattaccgGCAAGCAATTAGTTAAATTAACATCTGAGCAGAGAGTACgaaaacttaatatttttctttttttcattttcactttttctttgtgttttattaatctTTGTATAgacagaataaatatttattctattctatGCCCGAGAATATTTTCAAagcttacatacatacatacaatgctttattttattttatttttttcgagtctctcagtattttattattttttccgcCTGCTCTTTTTTAAACCCATTCAACTCCGTCTGGTCGTCATTCTGTCAGAGCGTTGAtagtggtggtggtggtggtggtggtggtgttGGTCGTGGTGTAGTCAAAAGAAAAAAGGAGCTTAGGGGGTGTGTATTGCTATACTTCTATACTGCCGCGGGTGTGCATGCTCTGGTTATATTGAAACAACGCGCGTGCATGCATTAAGCTTGCTGGAGAGTCCACTACTACCAACATACTGCTATctaatatatgtataactAACAGCTGGTACACAGCTAGATTCAGCATAACACCCTACCTACAACAGATCTCCACTAACATCAACACGGGTCACGAACCACCACTAATATCCTCGTAACTCtcttttatacatatatatataaatgcaCACTCTCGGCTTATACCTACTattctctcttttttttttttcctgatTGTTTACTCGTCCCAGTTATTCAGATGGCGATAAATACACCGATACGTGTGTTTAAATTTAAGGGATTGTCATcacaatttattatcattataaataacaaaaagaagaagaaaaaaaacaaatgtaTCAATCTGAGTAGAATAATTATTGACCGCGCGCGCGTTGAGTTTAATTAATGTTTTGACTCGCGATTGGTTTACCGcaagtatataaaattttacgtataaaattaaagcttatattttataccAAGTAAATGAGTtactcaaataaattgtgaATAAAACGTTTAGTTCacaattaataaatgcaaGACTAATAATAGATGTTGCACCAAGTAAAAACCATGAGGTTGagtttaactttaatttatttaaagtaaagaaATGCGACTGTGCGCTACAAAGTATGTAAGAATAACTAACTTAgagaaaatacaaaaattattacaaggaGAGTAAAAACTAGGCGTTACAATTACAAGTAGAATAAATTAGGGGTAGGAATATTTGGCAACGAATAGTTGACCAGGAAATAATTTGGAGGCGGGATAATTGCCAGCTATGCAGTTTGGAAAAATAAGCAGGAAAGGGAATACGGATGCTAAGATTTTTACCTGGATGGGCGATacgtttacaaaaatatttctaaacttAGTTAGcaataaaaagattaaaaatacgaAATTTACCAAAAGTAAAAACCCAAAGTAATATAACCCAGGTATCAAATTTATGACCATAAGcagattaaaaactatttaagaaaatatcccaaaaattaccattaaaaattcattttctattctaaatctagaaaataactaaaatataaaggagcaaaaaaaattgtttagacTGCTATTGCAATACCTAGGCTGGGAAATTTACagccataaataaaattaaacaaatgaataaatcttttttttttttttagataacatgaaatacttaaaaatacgggtttgaatttaaaataaaatatagtatttatattatttaccgatttaaataatcattttcgaatatacaaataaaaaaaatatgaaattatttaattaatttaaaattttctaataaaactaATCGTACGACGGAACAATTAAAGTATATGATCAAAGAGAATAGAAGGGAGAATTGATAGAAGTTGTATTTTGGTATTGCCGTCAATGCAATACCAATACCAATCACTTGGTATAGACGTTTAACGTGTAATGGCTGTTTACAAACATCAATCACAGTTTGCAGGGGTTCAAGCGATAAACACCGCTATTCTCGATATACGACCAAGTTTACGAAAACACGAGAGCTTGGTGATACTTGTAATATGCGTATGTGGATGGATTTTGGCATTACCAATGATATTCGACGGTGGAGTATATCTTAATACGCTGATGGATTGGAATACAGCGTCCTGGGCAATACTGTTAATTGGATTACTGGAGGTCGCTGTACCAGCTTGGTGTTACGGGTGTAACAAATTCTTGGACAATATTGCCGAAATGGACATGCCATTTGGGAGGTTTATACGAGGATACTGGTGGCTCAGCTGGACTTTCCTCGCTCCTATTACCTGCCTTGTAAGtacttaatatatatatatatatatactacaTACTCTATTACATATACTGTTacccaaaattttcaatcaactCTAATATACATATGTTTAACATAATATTATCCGTCAATCAATTCATTAGCTACTACATCCGTTATCCTATATCCTAAAATATCTACTATACActatataataatagtaatctATTCAACTATAATCACTATCacaaatattctattaaatattaattaatgaaccatcatacatattttttataaaattttaaattttaaacctttatttttaaatataataaaattatttatcaggGTGTATTTGGTTATCAAATGTACATATTTACACCAGTCTACTATGGTAAATATGTTTTTCCGGATTGGGCAAATCTGATAGGGATTTTTATTGGTTTGTCAACACTGGTGCCACTTcctctttatttcatttattgtcTTTACAAAGGACCCGTAAgcaatttcattatttttatttataatagttattgttgcagttaatttaataatagttttttttttttctcccagCGAAATTGCAATTTATTCAGATTAACAGAGAGGTGGGGACCATCAAAAAAAACATCATGGTAGTTGTAAAATATACAGCAgtcaaaattaagaaaaataataatcaatcaaaaaaaaaaaaaaaaaaaaattgacgaagCTAAaaagctaataatttttttttgccaataTACTTAAAACGTGAGACTCGGAAAAAGCAATAGATCTTGTGTTTCGTTATACGGTATGTACGACGATGGCATTCCCCTTTGAACTTGTATTTCTTGtagagactttttttttctcagtttttCTCAGCTCTTAGTCCTCCTATCCTCAACAATACTAAAAAAACCCTCGGTTACATTCTAACCCCTAAATTGCTGGCATTTATTTAGAGTTCAAGGGTAATAAATTGCATGAGTGTGCTGGTTAAGATTCCTTATCTCACAGACcttgttgattatttttattattttttcgtacaaCGATAATATAACGATCTCTAATTTATGTTAACTAGTTATTTTCTTTAcactatttataaatttacacttTAAAATacttcaagtattttttataaacttctgtctataaaataagtttatatatatatatattttcttctaCAAAACTTtctagaaataattaattaaatacaaataatgttaattaagtaaataataataataacaataataaataaacgtaTAAATACTgggaatataattatataaattgtgATACTGGTAGATTATTATGACGATAATCCATGATGTATTATCGTAAAGATTATTACACTgtttaaatgaataaagtaTTTGTGcagatgaataaattttatcaatcatttatttaatatattaatataaattgagattattaattataacaatcTACACATGTGTATttatattagttaaaaaactcaataatatacatttattataaacttcaggatataaatataatagtttaataataataattattattattattattagagttAATTGAAAATACATAGATATGGAATAATcggaatttaattattattattattattagtattacgtaaaaataaagtaaaaagttTCTCGACGTGAATGTCGACGTCTGACAGAAAATAGATTCGACTACTTTTAGTTACCAACCATCATACTATATATTATTTCagttaactaaaattaataactctCTTTAAAGTATTTAAGTGATTTTAGTTTAAAGCCCtcgtaaaaaactttattacttttattatcaattaccAGAGAgtaatgttaatttaaaaaaatttaattatttttttatgaaatgagAGACGAATGTACCTCGAATAATCCTCTTGGATCTAAATCATTCATACAAAATTCATATCTACTCTATTATCCCAAACGAGTGGTTTCATATACCAATCCTTTACTccttaaaacttaaaaatactaataaagacaataaattaatcagagtaataaataatttaattaataattaggtGTCTTACAAGTTTTGCTTCTCTTGTTCTTCTTCTTTTACTCCTCAAaggtataaaattaattttatacctTTTATTACAGTCACGCTGGTTCAATTAGTTTCTCCCTCTTTTACCGTATaacgaattttatttttcttttaactttCTTTTTCATCATCTCTTTGCAATAATGCGggtttatttgtaaaaataataataattattattattattcttgtcGTTtggattcaataaattattcttcttaattctagataaataaaattaaaaaaaaaaaaaaagtttaattataaacaaggagtttaattaattctgttgaaaaagtaaataaaaggggaaaaatatttcagaaaGACATTGGTAATTGTTTTCCCATCGATAAAAGTATATTTAAgttgtttaattgaaattcttTTAGGTAAtccaaattaaatacataaatctAACAACCATAATTGATTTtaccaataaaaatttgtttattattttaattttgttagtaaatagtatatttattttggaaAGTATAGAAGAATGTTTTgactaaatttataattatattattgtagaCTTAGagaatttaagaatttatgaAGCTGGTGAAACTGGGAGTAGCACTGACTACTGTTATGTTGGGGGATGTCTCGCAGTGGCTTCCGTAACAAGACTAATTAAACAACCACGCCAAAACATATAGACATATAGAGGTATATATAAACTGGGCATAGTTGCGGactttagtttaattttagaATACTGTATACAGTATATACAGTATATATACAGACCAGAGAATCAAATGGTTTATGTGAATAGCTAACTACAACTCAACAACAcccatacatatatattatattgaattaaattactaCTCTACGCATTGCAATACTACTACTCACACACTTAATGCacacgataaatttttttaccctatttttaattaacaaaaattacggtactaaaacaaaaaatatatatctataataatataaataaaaaatgataatttgtttaatcgaccaatagataataaatagataaataaaatgtttacttTCAGTagttctatatatatatactctcATACcagtaaataaatcaataaacaGTGAATTTATTTGAGTTGTGAGTAAACATGAGATACGGTTGAGCaaatagattaaataaaataataatatttttttaaattaatgaatttaaaaaatggtatGTATAGTATATAAGATACATAAGATGAAAGGGATCTGGGATATATCATAACAATTCTTGTTGTGCGATTCAACCAGAAATGATCAATTTATAGAATCTCGAGTAACTCACGTAGTAGGATGAGCTGCATGACGCCTTTGAGCATTACCTTCCAGGCATACCTGAAGACGATGGTTCCTTCAATACCAACTagagatagatagatagataaaagcATGTATATAGACATAGATAATCAGAGAATCAGAAGATTACAGGATAGtagtatatatgtatgtatatacgaAAGGCAATAGATAATAGATAGATAGAAGCAACCTCTGTACAGCTGTACAGCTGGGCTTGATAGTAGAAAAACTCAAAACTATACTACTAAGGACTACTACTGAGAAgagaaaataaaggaaaaaaaaaaaaaggagaaGGATTATTTCTATCCCAGACGTTACTAAAAGAGATGGAGCTGTTGGATCAACAGAATTAAAACTACTATTCACTGACCCAGATacttttacttaaaaaaaacaaaaaaattaattaacatttatttttaaaaataaaaattattatttaatggtTTATTTTAGATTGTTGGAGCtttaataatatgaaaaaaaaaaaaaaaactaactaaataaataaaatgatactGTTTTGTgggtaaataatattttaatggtGAAAAAAGAATAACAAACAcaaaagcaaaaatataatgtagacgacgacgacgacgacgacgacaaCGGTTTGTTATTGatttactgaaaataaaatgtatataacaatgttgaaacataaaaaattcacgATATTTATTTAGCGAAATGGAAGAGAGTTTGGATTGAGAGCTGAGTTTGGATGAAAAACAGTAACTGGTATACTTGTAGTACCACTACTATTAGACtattactactactactaatACTGTCTCAACAGTCTGTCTGGAAGCGGAAGCTTAACTACTGGTCCTGATGTTACTGCTACTGGAGAGTTAAGTAGTAGAGAGTACTGGTAAGTTGGTATTTTCTTTAGCAGACTCGAGCTAGAATTAAGAGCTGTCACCGTCCAGGATCCTCGTTAGTCACGGGTTAGTTTAAGATTCAACGAATGGATCAAGAgacggtaaaaaaatttttaactgcaaaaaaattaacgtcTATACCATCCAACCTATTACTATACCTTCTCACACAGTAAAACAATCCTTGAaccgtttaaaattttctttttataattattattttaatcattaataaagtttaaaaaatcaaaataaaaatattgtacacggaaaaaaattaactgttgctgcaacaggaaAAAATCCTGTTACAGCAACAGGATTTTCCTGTAGCTGCAACAGGATTACTACTGTTATTGCAacttaatagtaaaatatagttgGGTAATTCCATGTCAAATTAACCTACAGTTGGAATTGACTCGTTttgatttggataaattttggtcagaaattttcttttatcatatgacGAACTTTTGccagaggaaaaaaaattaaaaaattttttcagttttttaattttgtttttggaatatctcgAACTTTATTATAGATACGGGAATGgcctttcgtttgtttgaaaggggacacttggggctattgaaaaaaaaaaaaaaaaaatattttggaaaaaaattttgaaaaatgccaaatttgtcaaactttaaatttttgaaaatcatcaaaaatctcgattgacattaaaattttggctcaatttttttttttataactatgtgtgtttttttttaaacatgaatttttgaatttcaaaaaaaattttttttcttgttttttgcaacttttaaataaggtaaagttatgcaggTACATAgcattgtaattttgagcattaaaaattaaatgcacgacgtggaaatattaaataataaattaattaaaatttttttttttattttttttggagtaagTTTAAAGTCAGGCTTAACACATGATAtagtttcttattttttttaacgcatgATAAATTTTGTCCGTTTCTTCACTTCTATGACAGTTTTTAACGTCAAATAACTCAAACAGATATaaatttgcaataaaaatcAGAAATAATGTGATGAGaatatcaattttgttttgttttttcgaaTACTTGTTTACTTACTAATTTCTGCACATTAATGTTGCTCAATCtcaaatttcaaatcatttccATCTTAAAAAGACGATAAATGGc
Protein-coding regions in this window:
- the LOC123272569 gene encoding sodium- and chloride-dependent glycine transporter 2-like, translating into MTLDRIESPKAKKKLSLGVGGAFVELSAERTGWANKTEFILSCIGYAIGIGNVWRFPFFVYRNGRGAFLIAFILMLITMGLPIFFMELCIGQYTGVGPMEAYRRMSPAFGGLGICTLVVIGLVTVYYMVIIAWTLFYTFASFSSKLAWAYCDNGFNTENCYSGLEDKQCQDTNSTTIFFNKTCQLITKVCYNFGYDKGNKSYCFNETHQKPIRKLYDSVLSSEEYFSDYVLGIRGATWDNWGGIRWELLGCLTLAWIICYLCLIRGVQSVGKIVYFTALFPYFVLIALLIRGLTLDGAEYGIKWFITPVWPTLFDAKVWGDAASQIFYSLGIGCGSLITISSFSTFSNNCHRDAIFITFTNLFTSIFAGIVIFSIMGYLAKQMDLPLEDVVKSGPALAFIAYPEAVVRMPLSNLWAILFFFMLFILGLGSQFAGVQAINTAILDIRPSLRKHESLVILVICVCGWILALPMIFDGGVYLNTLMDWNTASWAILLIGLLEVAVPAWCYGCNKFLDNIAEMDMPFGRFIRGYWWLSWTFLAPITCLGVFGYQMYIFTPVYYGKYVFPDWANLIGIFIGLSTLVPLPLYFIYCLYKGPRNCNLFRLTERWGPSKKTSW